ATATTGATAATTTCTCCACTACTTTTTGCTCTTATTGTTTTAATGGGTGGAGTTAAATTTAAAAATATTTTAATAATATTTTTTGTTGGCGTATTGAGTATATTAAGCCTGCTAAACATGTTTTTTGCAACTACGTTTGTGAGTAACTTATCTCACATGTATCATAAGATATTTATTTTGATTGATACTCTATTGCTTTTGTACTTTTTAGCGCAGGGGATTATTAAGAAAAATCATCTTGTGAGTGGATTTGCTATAGTACAAATTCTCTTATACTCTGTAGTTTTATCTTTGTCTCCTACTCTTTTGTCAAATGATATTTTAGTTGATAATATATCATCAGTTATGTACCTTGTCATAAATATAGTAGGTGGAATTATTATTATCTATGCTATAGAATATATAAAAAGCGAAGAGTTTAGCGAGTTTAAAAAAAATGCCTTTATTGCGATACTTTTTCTTTTTTTATCGGTGATGAATTTTATTGTCTCAACCAACAACATAGAGATATTTTTTATGCTGTTTGAGTTGACTACTCTGTGCTCTTTTATACTGATAGGGTATAGGGGTGATAAAACATCATCTGAAAATGCACTAAAAGCACTATGGATGAACCAGATAGGTGGAGTTGCTATTTTAATAGCTCTGATTTTTTCAATACATAACTACAACACTATCTACTTTGACATGTTAATAACAAACATTAATGAGCTATACCTCCTTCCGATTGTATTTTTAGCAATTGCCGGTTTTGTAAAGGGAGCGAGCATCCCGTTTGAGAAGTGGCTTTTAGGTGCTATGGTTGCACCAACTCCGGTTAGCGCAATTTTACATAGTGCTACAATGGTGAAAATTGCCCCTTATCTAATGCTTAAGCTTGCTCCTGCAATGAGCGGGTTTGTATCTGTGACTATTACTCTTATCGGTACCTTTGTGTTTTTTAGCGCCTCACTGCTTGCTCTGAGCAAAGATTACTTTAAAGAGATATTGGGTCTTTCTACTATAGCACTTCTTGCTCTGATGATGAGTTTAGCAGCTATAGCAACAGAGGAAGCTATTATGGCTTGTTTGATTTTGATTGTATTTCATGCCGTCTCTAAGGCACTACTCTTTTTGCAAGCGGGTATTTTGGAAAAAAGCTTCCATCTGAAATATGTTAATGATATAAACGGTTTAATCAATCACTCTCCCTTAGTTGTATTTTTTATCATTATTGGTTTTGCTTCATTGACACTTCCACCTTTTGGAGCATTTGCTGCAAAATTTATGGCAATAGAGTCCATAGCAAAAGAGATTGTTAATAATCCTCTGTACTCTCTTGCCCTGATATTTGTCGCACTTGGAAGTGTGTTTTTAACACTCTTGTATTTTAAAGTAGTGACAAAACTTTTTGCCAAAGATGTTGACCATAAAGAGAAGCTACATGTAAAGATTCCAAAGCTATACACATTTAGTTCATATATGCTTTTGGCTTTGCTGTTTATCGGTGTTTATGTAAGTTTTGATATAGAGTTGTTAAGTGCTTTAGAGATTATAGTTCCTTTGGTTTTAATTGCTGTAATACCAATGCTGTTTGCAATATTTGTATTTAAAAAAGCACATAGGGTAAAAGAGTATCATTGTGGCGAGAAAGACGAAGTGAAGTTAAACATGTATTACTTTGATATTCCTCAAAAGTATAAACAGCTTATTAATGTTATAGCCATATCTAGTATATTAATACTAATTGCAGGGGTGATATTATGATAGAGATAATACTGATTGTTATTGCACCCATAGTAGGCGGTTTGATTTATGGGTTTGAGAGAGTTGTAAGAGCTAGAATGCAGCGCAGACAAGGTCCTCCAATATTGCAACCATTTTATGACATGTATAAGCTGATTGGTAAGCAGGCTTTTATAGTTAACCCTAGCCACAGTATATTGGGGATAATGCACTTTGTAACTCTCTGGGTGGTTGTAGCTTTTATAATACTCGGAGAGAACTTGCTCTATGTGGTTTTTCTTCATTTGCTCTCAACTGTTTTTATAATCCTTGCAGGTTTTAGTGTAAACTCTATCTACTCTCACATAGGTTCCAACAGAGAGTTGTTAGCCACTATAGCGTATGAGCCAATCTTAATAGTTATGGCAGTAGGATTTTATATCATAAACGGCACTTTTGATATATCAGTTATAAGAGCAAACCCATCAGAGATAATTTCACTCTTTCTAATCTTTTTGGCATTTTTGCTGATTATCCCTATAAAGCTTAAAAAGTCTCCATTTGATGCAAGCGAGGCTCACCAAGAGATAGTTGGAGGTGTTGAGGTTGAGTTTAGCGGTGTTTTCTTTGAGTTTATATATATGGCTAAATGGCTTGAATATGTTTTTATCTACATGTTGCTTGTTTTGTTCGCAGGGGATAATCTAACCCTATCTATTGCTCTGTTTATTGGAATTTTTTTATTGGTAAATATAGTTGATAATGCTACAGCCAGAGTAAAGATGAAACATTTGATAAATATTGTTTTATCTATCGGACTTACTCTATCGTTAGTCAATCTTATAGGACTTAGTTATGTTTGATATAAAAAAGTACAGAAAAAAATCACCATGGATACTCCACTATAACGCAGGTAGTTGTAATGGGTGTGATATTGAGATACTGGCATGTCTGTCACCAAAATATGACTTGGAGAGATTTGGAGTAATAAACACCGGAAATCCTAAACAATCAGATATATTTTTGGTAACTGGTCCTGTAACATACAGAAGCAGAGAGAGACTTGTGGAGCTTTATACCCAGATGCCTGAGCCAAAGATTGTTGTTGCGGTTGGAAGTTGTAGTTGTACTGGCGGTGTCTTTAGAGATATGTATAATGTAGAAGATGGCATAGATAGATATATACCGGTTGATGTCTATATACCAGGATGTGCCTCGTCACCAGAACTTATAATTGACGGAATAGTTAAGGGATTGGAGATTTTAGAGACTAAAACAAAAGAGATGGAAAAACCTTTTAAATTATTTAAAGATAATAATTCAAAAGATGGTATTATTTCCAGAAGAGATAGTGCACTTAAAGTAGGGGAAGCTGATGAGAAAAATTGAAGTATCGCTTGAAAATATTAGAGAGAAAATAAAAGAGTTTTATAGTGAGAAAGAGTGGCATTTTATAACGCTAAACGGTGTTGCGTTAGAAGATGAAAAAATAGAAATTCAATGGATGTTTTCAAAATATGAGAGTTTGGATGAGATTGTTGTGTTTTTTACAGTAATTAATCGAGGGGATGTTGTCCCTTCTATTGCAGATATTATACCATCTGCGATAATTTCACAAAGAGAGGTAGTTGATATGTTTGGTGTTGAGGTTGATGGAAGTTTAAAAGGTTTATATTTAGATGCAGACTCTGTACAGATGCCACTGAGTGGTTGTGGGGCTAGAGCATAATATGGGAGCAGATATATTAAAAAGATCAATATATCCACTGTTTTTATTGGCAATTGCGTATTTACTATTTTCAAGTCATGATACGAAAACAATTATAGCAGGGATTGCCATATTCTTACTTGGTATGGTTTTTATGGAAGACGGCTTTAAGCTTTTTAGTGGAGGGATGCTTGAGAAAGTTTTAGAGAAAAGTACGAGTACTTTGCCAAAGGCTATAGTGACTGGCTTTTTTACTACAACAATGCTACAAAGTTCATCACTAATTTCGATTATTATAATCTCATTTTTGAGTGCTGAAATGATTAGTTTGACCGGTGCTGTCGGTATAATCTTTGGCTCAAATATAGGTAGTACAACAACAGCATGGATAGTCTCATCTTTGGGTGTAAAAATTGATATTGCATATTATGCAATGCCTATGATTATCTTTGGTGTTATTTTTAGATTTAATCAAAATAACGTATACAAAGGTTTTGGAAATATTTTAGTCGGACTAGGTTTTGTATTTTTAGGCATAGCATATATGAAAGATGGTTTTGATGCTTTAAAAAATGGGTTGGATATTGCACAATATGCAATGGATGGATATCTTGGCGTTTTGGTATATATTCTAATTGGAGCTGTCGCAACCGTTGTCATACAGTCAAGCGGTGCAACAATGGCTCTTATTATAACAGCGGTCGCCACAGGGCAGATTGAATATGTAAATGCGCTCTCTTTGGCGATTGGTGCGAATATAGGTACTACCGTAACAGCTGTTATAGGTTCCTTGTCTTCTAACGCAAATGGAAAAAGATTGGCAGTTGCCCATTTTATTTTTAATACTGTTACAGGTTTTATAGCCATTGTATTTTTGTATCAGCTGGCAGATTTGGTAGATTTTTTAAGTTCTAGTATTGGTATAGGTGATAAAGACTATGCGATGAAGTTAGCTCTCTTTCATACTGTATTTAATATTATAGGTGTTTTGACAGTTTCTCCATTTACTTATAAATTAGTTATTTTTTTAGAGGGTCTTTTTCAACAAAAAAATAAAAACATATCTAGAGCTAAATATTTAGATAGTGCAGTAATCGAAGTGCCAGAATCAGCACTGGCTGCATTAAACAAAGAAGTTCTCCATTTATATGATAATGCAACGGAAGTTTTAGCTCATGCGATATCTTTGCATAGACACTCATTTTTAGGCAAAGAAAATGTTTCAGAAGTTGTAAAACAATCAAGTTCTAAAATAGATATTGATGTAGATAAATTTTATGAAACAAAAATAAAAGAACTTTACGGAGATATCGTAAACTATGCCACATTGTCACAAGATAAAATGGATGAATTTCAAATCAGAATGGTTTATTATTATAAAGTAGCCTCAAAAGATATTGTTGAAGCAATCAAGGATGTGGAAGAGTTACAAAAAAATATCAATTTTTATCAAAAAAGTAAAAATGATGTAATCAAAAATGAATATAATATATTGAGAGAAAAGATTGCTAACACCTTAAATAAAATTCATGAAATTAGAAATAGTGATGATGATGACATGGAAATTTTACTTAAGATAAAACTTTTAAAAGAGGATGTAAAAGATCTTGACATCATAGCAAACGGGAGGATTGATACAATCATTAGAAATAATAGTATTACCTCTAAGATGGCAACGTCATTGATAAATGATTCTTCATTTGCCTATGATATATCAAAGAGATTGATTGAAGTCGCAGTAACACTGTTTATAAAAGATAAAGAGATAAAAACACTAGCAGGAGAGGTATAATGAAAATAGAAGAAATATTTACTAAAGCTGAGAAGTTATTTGGTATGGAAGATTCTGAAAAAAAGAAAAGCAGAAAGAAGGCAAGAAAGTTGCTCTCTGCTATAAAAGAGAAAATATTATCAATCAAAGAGAAGATTAAAGAATCTGATGAGAAAGAAAAGAAAAAAGGTATGAAAAAGAAGTTGTATATGCTTGGTAAAATGAGAGAAGATATTATTAAGGCATATAAAGATACTAAATGAGTAAAAAAACCATAAACATACCGTTGGGATCACAACACATCTCTCTTTTAGAGCCTGTAAGGTTTAAGTTTGAATGTGAAAATGAAAAAATCATAGGTGTTGATTCTGATGTTGGTTTTGTTCACCGTGGCATTGAAAAAGCCTGTACTACAAAGTTTAAGTTTGATTCTATTGGCTATGTGGTTGCAAGAGTTTGTGGACTTTGTGCAATTACACACTCACTCTCTTATAGTGTTGCAATTGAGAAACTTATAGGTGCAGAGGTAAGTACAAAAGCTAAATATTTAAGAATCTTGCTTTTAGAACTAGATAGAATTCACTCCCATATGCTTTGTCTCTCTCATACATGTGAGAACGCAGGATTTGAAGCTATGTTTATGCAGATTATGGGAGACAGAGAGCTTATTATGGAGATTCAGGAGCTTTTGACGGGCAATAGAGTTCAGTTTGATTATATAAGCATTGGCGGGGTCAATAGAGATTTAGATGTCAATATGGCTAAACAAATAATAGAAAAACTAAAAATTGTTAAGCAAAAAGTACTCTCTTATA
The sequence above is drawn from the Candidatus Sulfurimonas baltica genome and encodes:
- a CDS encoding nickel-dependent hydrogenase large subunit; protein product: MSKKTINIPLGSQHISLLEPVRFKFECENEKIIGVDSDVGFVHRGIEKACTTKFKFDSIGYVVARVCGLCAITHSLSYSVAIEKLIGAEVSTKAKYLRILLLELDRIHSHMLCLSHTCENAGFEAMFMQIMGDRELIMEIQELLTGNRVQFDYISIGGVNRDLDVNMAKQIIEKLKIVKQKVLSYIDEFTNNWSLSLKFRGVGVLTLDEAYRFNAIGPLARASGLNIDVRNEIDYLPFNEVGFKMQTHSDGDINARNIIRLNEILNSIEMCNNVIEGLPNGEIFTKTKGKPNGEAVVRFEAPRGELMYYIKGSGKPMLERVRIKTPTFACIPAFSHIFVGEDYADAPAILASFDPCLSCTAK
- a CDS encoding proton-conducting transporter membrane subunit; its protein translation is MYNILIISPLLFALIVLMGGVKFKNILIIFFVGVLSILSLLNMFFATTFVSNLSHMYHKIFILIDTLLLLYFLAQGIIKKNHLVSGFAIVQILLYSVVLSLSPTLLSNDILVDNISSVMYLVINIVGGIIIIYAIEYIKSEEFSEFKKNAFIAILFLFLSVMNFIVSTNNIEIFFMLFELTTLCSFILIGYRGDKTSSENALKALWMNQIGGVAILIALIFSIHNYNTIYFDMLITNINELYLLPIVFLAIAGFVKGASIPFEKWLLGAMVAPTPVSAILHSATMVKIAPYLMLKLAPAMSGFVSVTITLIGTFVFFSASLLALSKDYFKEILGLSTIALLALMMSLAAIATEEAIMACLILIVFHAVSKALLFLQAGILEKSFHLKYVNDINGLINHSPLVVFFIIIGFASLTLPPFGAFAAKFMAIESIAKEIVNNPLYSLALIFVALGSVFLTLLYFKVVTKLFAKDVDHKEKLHVKIPKLYTFSSYMLLALLFIGVYVSFDIELLSALEIIVPLVLIAVIPMLFAIFVFKKAHRVKEYHCGEKDEVKLNMYYFDIPQKYKQLINVIAISSILILIAGVIL
- a CDS encoding Na/Pi cotransporter family protein, translating into MGADILKRSIYPLFLLAIAYLLFSSHDTKTIIAGIAIFLLGMVFMEDGFKLFSGGMLEKVLEKSTSTLPKAIVTGFFTTTMLQSSSLISIIIISFLSAEMISLTGAVGIIFGSNIGSTTTAWIVSSLGVKIDIAYYAMPMIIFGVIFRFNQNNVYKGFGNILVGLGFVFLGIAYMKDGFDALKNGLDIAQYAMDGYLGVLVYILIGAVATVVIQSSGATMALIITAVATGQIEYVNALSLAIGANIGTTVTAVIGSLSSNANGKRLAVAHFIFNTVTGFIAIVFLYQLADLVDFLSSSIGIGDKDYAMKLALFHTVFNIIGVLTVSPFTYKLVIFLEGLFQQKNKNISRAKYLDSAVIEVPESALAALNKEVLHLYDNATEVLAHAISLHRHSFLGKENVSEVVKQSSSKIDIDVDKFYETKIKELYGDIVNYATLSQDKMDEFQIRMVYYYKVASKDIVEAIKDVEELQKNINFYQKSKNDVIKNEYNILREKIANTLNKIHEIRNSDDDDMEILLKIKLLKEDVKDLDIIANGRIDTIIRNNSITSKMATSLINDSSFAYDISKRLIEVAVTLFIKDKEIKTLAGEV
- a CDS encoding NADH-quinone oxidoreductase subunit C; the protein is MRKIEVSLENIREKIKEFYSEKEWHFITLNGVALEDEKIEIQWMFSKYESLDEIVVFFTVINRGDVVPSIADIIPSAIISQREVVDMFGVEVDGSLKGLYLDADSVQMPLSGCGARA
- a CDS encoding NADH-quinone oxidoreductase subunit B family protein, which codes for MFDIKKYRKKSPWILHYNAGSCNGCDIEILACLSPKYDLERFGVINTGNPKQSDIFLVTGPVTYRSRERLVELYTQMPEPKIVVAVGSCSCTGGVFRDMYNVEDGIDRYIPVDVYIPGCASSPELIIDGIVKGLEILETKTKEMEKPFKLFKDNNSKDGIISRRDSALKVGEADEKN
- a CDS encoding complex I subunit 1 family protein, with the translated sequence MIEIILIVIAPIVGGLIYGFERVVRARMQRRQGPPILQPFYDMYKLIGKQAFIVNPSHSILGIMHFVTLWVVVAFIILGENLLYVVFLHLLSTVFIILAGFSVNSIYSHIGSNRELLATIAYEPILIVMAVGFYIINGTFDISVIRANPSEIISLFLIFLAFLLIIPIKLKKSPFDASEAHQEIVGGVEVEFSGVFFEFIYMAKWLEYVFIYMLLVLFAGDNLTLSIALFIGIFLLVNIVDNATARVKMKHLINIVLSIGLTLSLVNLIGLSYV